A stretch of the Vanacampus margaritifer isolate UIUO_Vmar chromosome 6, RoL_Vmar_1.0, whole genome shotgun sequence genome encodes the following:
- the rag2 gene encoding V(D)J recombination-activating protein 2 codes for MTLQPLNPVNCEGLLQPGCSLLQLDGEVLLFGQKGWPKRSCPTGVFGVRLKQGELRLRAISFSNDSQYLPPLRCPAVCRLDPHDGLPESYLIHGGRTPNNDISSSLYALSMDSRGCNRKLTLRCQENELVGEVPGARYGHTVSVVQSRGKTAFVVFGGRSYMPAKERTSENWNSVVDCPPQVFLFDMQFSCCSAYTFPELSDGQSFHVALARDDRVYILGGHSLKFNGRPPRLFRLHVELLQGSPVLSCELLNFGLSISSAIITRTGPAHKYIILGGYQSSSQKRMECSTVTLDEKGIHIEPLEPPTWTPDIIHSGTWYGGAAGEQSMLLAVPTEGRPCQTNMHYFYLVNFQKEADSKEDSQEMTDYDNSTPLEDSDELYFGRDTQELEVSSESEGNTYNEKDEEDESQSGYWIKCCRGCQLDLNTWEPYYSTELQRPAMIFCSKGGSGHWVHAQCMELPQTQLVKLSQGNKKYFCLQHGGLPNQEMTPPKKGIPLMRTPLKVKQKKSHTALKMSRDKKSVFRRLFD; via the coding sequence ATGACTCTGCAACCATTAAATCCAGTGAACTGCGAAGGCCTCCTGCAACCGGGCTGTTCTCTTCTACAGCTTGATGGTGAAGTTCTCCTGTTTGGCCAGAAAGGATGGCCAAAGCGCTCATGTCCGACAGGAGTCTTTGGTGTGCGCTTGAAACAGGGTGAGCTCAGGTTGAGAGCCATCTCTTTCTCCAATGACTCCCAATACCTTCCTCCTTTGCGCTGCCCTGCTGTCTGCCGCCTGGATCCGCACGACGGACTTCCGGAGAGTTATCTCATCCACGGCGGCCGCACACCCAACAATGACATCTCGTCAAGTCTTTATGCACTTAGCATGGATAGTCGTGGCTGCAATCGCAAACTGACCCTGCGGTGTCAAGAGAACGAACTGGTCGGTGAAGTGCCAGGCGCCAGATACGGACACACGGTCAGTGTCGTTCAGAGCAGAGGAAAGACAGCTTTTGTGGTTTTCGGTGGAAGGTCCTACATGCCCGCGAAAGAGAGGACTTCGGAGAACTGGAACAGTGTCGTTGACTGTCCTCCTCAAGTGTTCTTGTTCGACATGCAATTTAGTTGTTGTTCTGCTTACACTTTTCCAGAGCTCAGTGATGGGCAGTCTTTCCACGTAGCCCTTGCGAGAGACGACCGAGTATACATTCTTGGTGGTCACTCTTTGAAATTCAACGGCCGACCACCTCGGCTCTTCCGTCTGCACGTGGAGCTCCTGCAAGGTAGTCCGGTATTGTCGTGTGAGCTTCTCAACTTTGGCCTGTCCATCTCAAGCGCTATAATCACTCGCACGGGCCCTGCTCACAAATATATTATCTTAGGAGGATATCAGTCAAGCTCTCAGAAAAGAATGGAGTGCAGCACTGTCACTCTAGACGAGAAGGGGATTCACATTGAGCCTCTTGAACCGCCAACATGGACCCCAGATATCATTCATAGTGGAACTTGGTACGGTGGTGCTGCAGGGGAACAAAGTATGTTGCTAGCAGTGCCAACAGAGGGCAGGCCGTGCCAAACAAATATGCATTACTTCTATCTAGTAAACTTCCAGAAAGAGGCCGACAGCAAAGAAGACAGCCAGGAGATGACCGATTATGACAATTCCACTCCTCTTGAAGATTCAGACGAGCTCTATTTTGGTCGAGACACTCAAGAGCTCGAGGTTAGTAGTGAGAGTGAAGGTAATACCTACAACGAGAAGGATGAGGAAGATGAGTCCCAATCAGGCTACTGGATCAAATGTTGTCGTGGTTGTCAGCTGGACCTGAATACATGGGAGCCATATTACTCCACTGAGCTCCAACGGCCAGCCATGATCTTTTGCTCCAAAGGAGGGTCAGGACACTGGGTCCATGCCCAGTGCATGGAGCTACCTCAGACACAGTTAGTTAAACTCTCCCAGGGCAACAAGAAATACTTCTGTCTCCAACACGGGGGTCTTCCTAACCAGGAGATGACCCCACCTAAAAAGGGCATACCGCTAATGCGTACCCCtttaaaagttaaacaaaaGAAATCTCACACAGCTCTCAAGATGTCCAGagacaaaaaaagtgttttcagaaGACTTTTTGATTAA